A DNA window from Daucus carota subsp. sativus chromosome 3, DH1 v3.0, whole genome shotgun sequence contains the following coding sequences:
- the LOC108210655 gene encoding uncharacterized protein LOC108210655: MVVNMIKWRPWPPLLSKKLEVKLVVKRLDGWRSAGDDPANPDENKENEKMVVEIRWKGLKIGLTSFRRTVKKNVTKEGSLQNGVVQWDEEFFSVCTLSGYKDNMFHPWDISFTLLNGLNLPKNKVRTVGTASLNLAEFASKAEGKELEISIPLTVSGNATEPRPSLFISLGIFELRAAQQEPAEYVREPIVRSPSPQRSRETLSEKDEVSALKAGLRKVRIFTEFVSTRKTKKACHEEDGSEGKSSARSEEGDYTYPFDSDSLEEFEEGESDEMEDSIVRNSFNYGTLAYVNYAGQTINSSIRSNYEDEGWVYYSNRKSDLAYSYIRDFVASASGTVVHNNSKRSILPWRKRKLGFRSPKDKGEPLLKKDYGEEGGDDIDFDRRQISSDESFSLWSKTDEDSSAHGSSVSEFGEDNFVIGSWEQKEITSRDGYMKLQTQVFFASIDQRSERAAGESACTSLVAVIANWFQNNQNLMPIKSQFDTLIREGSLEWRNLCESESYREKFPDKHFDLETVLQANKISLTVAPEKSFIGFFHPDEMEEGKFDFLHGAMSFDSMWDEISRAGSECSGDGESQIYIVSWNDHFFVLKVEPEAYYIIDTLGERLYEGCEHAYILKFDRNTAILRLPADATQTSEEKPTGDKQIVVAEVDNNKQAQQVNLKENSVDGAVAEPEVSVKSEKEAVVCQGKESCKEYIKSFLAAIPIRELQTDIKKGLMASTPLHHRLQIEIHYTQLQVPEPQRSDTELTTTTTTTTTTTTTTTSSSPVCEVITSSPVLEAALEDVAVY, from the exons ATGGTGGTGAACATGATCAAGTGGCGGCCATGGCCGCCGCTTCTGTCCAAGAAACTGGAGGTGAAACTGGTGGTCAAGAGGTTAGACGGGTGGCGCTCCGCCGGCGATGATCCGGCGAACCCAGATGAGaataaagagaatgagaagATGGTTGTTGAGATCAGATGGAAAGGACTTAAAATTGGGCTGACTTCTTTTCGCCGGACGGTCAAGAAAAACGTCACTAAAGAGGGTTCCCTTCAAAACGGTGTCGTACAGTGGGATGAGGAGTTTTTCAGTGTGTGCACTTTGTCTGGTTATAAGGATAATATGTTTCATCCTTGGGACATCTCTTTTACTCTTCTTAAT GGTCTTAACCTACCAAAGAACAAGGTTCGTACTGTTGGAACAGCATCTTTAAATCTTGCTGAATTTGCATCTAAAGCTGAAGGGAAAGAATTAGAAATAAGTATCCCTTTGACAGTCTCAGGAAATGCAACTGAACCTCGTCCTTCACTCTTT ATTTCACTTGGCATATTTGAACTAAGAGCTGCTCAACAAGAACCAGCTGAGTATGTGCGGGAGCCTATAGTACGAAGTCCTTCTCCACAGCGGTCTCGGGAGACTTTATCAGAAAAAGATGAGGTTTCTGCACTTAAAGCTGGTCTCAGAAAGGTAAGGATCTTTACTGAGTTTGTATCAACGAGAAAAACTAAGAAAGCCTGCCATGAGGAAGATGGAAGTGAAGGCAAAAGCTCTGCCAGGAGTGAGGAGGGTGATTATACATACCCCTTTGATTCAGACTCACTTGAAGAATTTGAGGAAGGAGAATCAGATGAGATGGAGGATTCTATTGTTAGGAATTCGTTTAATTATGGCACATTGGCTTATGTAAATTATGCAGGACAAACTATTAACTCAAGCATCAGGAGCAATTACGAGGATGAGGGATGGGTTTATTACAGCAACCGCAAATCAGATTTGGCTTACTCATACATTAGGGATTTTGTTGCATCTGCCTCTGGGACTGTTGTGCACAACAATTCCAAGCGCAGCATACTTCCTTGGAGGAAGAGAAAGCTTGGTTTTAGATCTCCTAAAGACAAAGGCGAACCACTGCTGAAGAAGGATTATGGTGAAGAAGGGGGAGATGACATTGATTTTGATCGAAGGCAAATCAGTTCTGATGAATCTTTCTCTCTTTGG AGCAAGACCGATGAGGACTCAAGTGCTCATGGATcgtcagtatcagagtttggtGAAGACAATTTTGTTATTGGTAGTTGGGAACAAAAGGAAATAACCAGCCGTGATGGATACATGAAGCTTCAAACTCAGGTATTTTTTGCTTCCATTGATCAGAGAAGTGAGCGAGCAGCAGGGGAGAGTGCATGTACATCTCTCGTTGCTGTAATAGCTAATTGGTTCCAGAATAACCAGAATCTGATGCCCATCAAGTCGCAGTTTGATACTTTGATCAGAGAAGGTTCGCTAGAGTGGAGGAACCTTTGTGAGAGTGAGTCATACAGGGAAAAATTTCCTGATAAACACTTTGACCTGGAAACTGTCCTCCAAGCCAATAAGATTTCTCTCACTGTAGCTCCTGAAAAGTCCTTCATTGGCTTTTTTCATCCTGATGAAatggaagaaggcaaatttgattTCCTACATGGTGCCATGTCCTTTGACAGCATGTGGGATGAGATTAGCCGTGCAGGTTCAGAGTGTTCAGGTGATGGTGAATCGCAAATCTATATTGTTAGTTGGAATGACCATTTCTTCGTCCTCAAGGTTGAACCGGAAGCTTACTACATCATCGACACATTAGGGGAAAGACTCTATGAAGGATGCGAGCACgcttacattttaaaatttgacaGGAACACGGCTATCCTCAGGCTGCCTGCTGATGCTACACAAACATCAGAAGAAAAGCCTACTGGTGATAAGCAGATAGTTGTTGCAGAAGTAGATAACAATAAGCAAGCTCAACAGGTGAATCTCAAAGAGAATTCTGTAGATGGGGCAGTAGCTGAGCCTGAGGTATCAGTGAAAAGTGAGAAAGAGGCGGTTGTTTGCCAGGGAAAGGAGTCTTGCAAGGAGTACATTAAAAGCTTCTTGGCTGCAATTCCCATTAGGGAACTGCAGACAGATATTAAGAAAGGTTTGATGGCATCAACTCCCCTTCATCACCGCTTACAAATTGAAATTCACTATACGCAGTTACAAGTACCCGAACCCCAAAGGTCAGATACAGAActaaccacaaccacaaccacaaccacaaccacaaccacaaccacaaccagTAGTTCACCAGTATGCGAAGTTATAACTAGTTCACCCGTACTTGAAGCAGCATTAGAAGATGTTGCTGTTTATTAA